One Kitasatospora sp. NBC_01266 genomic window carries:
- a CDS encoding 3'-5' exonuclease yields MDSTGAEHLLNVADVEATCWAGDQPPGAVSEIIEIGLTVVDLAAGERLARHRILVRPARSTVSEFCTELTGLTQHEVDGGVGFAEACRLLAAEHHAGSRPWASWGDYDRHQFTRQCEATRTSYPFGRHHSNAKAAFAEAYGLRKRPGMAQALKIAGRRLEGRHHRGEDDAWNIAALILHLSERGVWPDATEPRS; encoded by the coding sequence ATGGACAGCACTGGGGCCGAGCACCTCTTGAACGTCGCGGACGTCGAAGCCACTTGCTGGGCCGGCGACCAGCCGCCGGGAGCGGTCAGCGAGATCATCGAGATCGGGCTGACCGTCGTGGACCTGGCCGCCGGGGAGCGCCTCGCCCGCCATCGGATCCTCGTACGGCCCGCCCGGTCCACGGTCAGCGAGTTCTGCACGGAGCTGACCGGCCTCACCCAACACGAGGTCGACGGCGGGGTCGGCTTCGCCGAGGCATGCCGCCTGCTGGCGGCCGAACACCACGCCGGGTCCCGCCCGTGGGCCAGTTGGGGCGACTACGACCGCCACCAGTTCACCCGGCAGTGCGAGGCCACCCGGACGTCCTACCCGTTCGGCCGACACCACAGCAACGCCAAAGCGGCCTTCGCCGAGGCATACGGCCTGCGCAAACGCCCCGGGATGGCGCAGGCCCTGAAGATCGCCGGACGGCGACTCGAAGGCCGTCACCATCGCGGCGAGGACGATGCCTGGAACATCGCCGCCCTCATTCTCCACCTGTCCGAGCGGGGCGTCTGGCCGGACGCCACCGAGCCCCGTTCCTGA
- a CDS encoding DUF1036 domain-containing protein → MLRFDNGYSQTINVMIERYDSSCQPTPWHRTGWWVISPGSSAVAYGGDLAALNRYWYWYAFAVDNTQWSGPFPENVPESEFDWCPDVAASPSINIGMRELDVNGASSVTLRLVL, encoded by the coding sequence GTGCTGCGTTTCGACAACGGCTATTCCCAGACCATCAACGTCATGATCGAGCGGTACGACTCGAGTTGTCAGCCGACGCCGTGGCACCGGACCGGCTGGTGGGTCATCTCGCCGGGCTCATCCGCGGTCGCCTACGGCGGAGATCTCGCCGCCCTCAACCGGTACTGGTACTGGTACGCCTTTGCCGTGGACAACACGCAATGGTCCGGGCCGTTTCCCGAGAACGTCCCCGAGTCGGAATTCGACTGGTGCCCGGACGTCGCTGCCAGCCCGTCGATCAACATCGGCATGCGCGAGTTGGACGTCAACGGCGCGTCGAGCGTCACCCTGCGCCTGGTCCTCTGA
- a CDS encoding AraC family transcriptional regulator produces the protein MRSHARGHLVYAASGVLAVHTERGTSIVPANRVAWTPAGFTHYHRAHGDTDMRIVFLAPSLARLIPDHPAVFLASDLAREVLLALTGPRNYDDAAPGYSRSARARLLRVLVDELREVHEQPLHLPEPRDDRLQAIARMLYEQPADNATLAELGKTIGASTRTLSRLFRNELGMTFYEWRTQLRIHHALVLLADGHDTSQTAYACGWANPSGFIAAFTNIIGTTPGRYRTGR, from the coding sequence GTGCGGTCGCACGCACGAGGGCACCTGGTATACGCGGCCAGCGGCGTCCTGGCAGTTCACACCGAGCGCGGCACCTCGATCGTTCCCGCCAACCGGGTCGCCTGGACCCCCGCCGGGTTCACGCACTATCACCGCGCCCACGGCGACACCGATATGCGGATCGTCTTTCTCGCGCCGTCCCTCGCCCGGCTCATCCCGGACCATCCCGCCGTGTTCCTGGCCTCCGACCTCGCCCGCGAGGTCCTGCTCGCCCTGACCGGCCCCCGGAACTACGACGACGCCGCGCCTGGCTACAGCCGCTCCGCGCGCGCTCGCCTCCTTCGAGTCCTCGTCGATGAACTCCGCGAAGTGCACGAGCAGCCACTGCACCTGCCGGAGCCACGGGACGACCGACTGCAAGCCATTGCCCGGATGCTGTACGAGCAGCCGGCAGACAACGCCACGCTGGCCGAACTCGGGAAGACGATCGGAGCCAGTACCCGCACCCTCAGCCGACTGTTCCGCAACGAACTCGGCATGACCTTCTACGAGTGGCGCACGCAGCTACGCATTCACCACGCGCTCGTGCTCCTCGCCGACGGCCACGACACCAGCCAGACCGCCTACGCCTGCGGATGGGCCAATCCCAGCGGCTTCATCGCAGCGTTCACCAACATCATCGGAACGACCCCGGGCCGCTACCGGACCGGGAGATGA
- a CDS encoding alpha/beta fold hydrolase: MATFVLVPGAWKGSWAFEAVVPLLERAGHAVHALTLTGLRPDDDNATVATANLDTHADDVLRHLDRNHITSATLVGHSYAGMVIAAAADRAGGRISRLVHLDAYVPRDGDSCWSSTNEHFRDVFAAGATAAGYAVRPPDGGDPRRRPHPLASFLQTIRLTGALAQVPRREFVYCSGWEDRTPFAELRTRLQADPDWQVHELPTGHDAMREAPEAVAALLLGE; encoded by the coding sequence ATGGCGACGTTCGTCCTGGTACCCGGCGCCTGGAAGGGTTCCTGGGCGTTCGAGGCGGTGGTTCCGCTGCTGGAGCGTGCCGGTCATGCCGTTCACGCCCTGACCCTGACCGGTCTGCGGCCGGACGACGACAACGCGACGGTGGCGACCGCCAACCTCGACACGCACGCCGACGACGTATTGCGGCACCTCGATCGCAACCACATCACCAGCGCGACGCTGGTCGGCCACAGCTACGCCGGGATGGTGATCGCCGCCGCAGCCGATCGCGCCGGCGGCCGGATCTCACGACTGGTGCATCTCGACGCCTACGTACCGCGCGATGGCGATTCGTGCTGGTCGTCGACGAACGAGCACTTCCGGGACGTGTTCGCGGCCGGCGCTACGGCCGCCGGCTACGCCGTCCGACCGCCGGACGGCGGCGATCCCCGCCGCCGTCCGCACCCCCTCGCCTCGTTCCTGCAGACGATCCGGCTCACCGGCGCGCTCGCCCAGGTCCCCCGTCGGGAGTTCGTCTACTGCTCGGGATGGGAGGACCGGACGCCGTTCGCCGAACTCCGCACCCGACTCCAAGCCGACCCGGACTGGCAGGTCCACGAACTCCCCACCGGACACGACGCGATGCGTGAGGCCCCGGAGGCGGTCGCCGCCCTACTGCTCGGCGAATGA
- a CDS encoding carboxymuconolactone decarboxylase family protein, which yields MTDDALTRRTETIRDRYRATLGTVPSSVADRLRLAQDFGRLPTEEAIAALRHIVLTDSPLGARVQQLVHFGQLLALGRDAPARLHARGALHAGAGFADLIGVAETALITAGVPAYALGTEIIAELRAAEDGAEEGPEEGAAGWRPDDPGRATAR from the coding sequence ATGACCGACGACGCCCTGACCCGACGCACCGAGACCATCCGGGACCGCTACCGCGCCACCCTCGGCACCGTGCCGAGCAGTGTCGCGGACCGACTGCGCCTGGCCCAGGACTTCGGCCGGCTCCCTACCGAGGAGGCGATCGCGGCACTGCGGCACATCGTCCTGACCGACAGCCCGCTGGGCGCGCGGGTGCAGCAACTGGTCCACTTCGGACAGCTGCTGGCGCTCGGCCGGGACGCCCCCGCCCGGCTGCACGCCCGGGGTGCCCTCCACGCGGGCGCCGGCTTCGCCGACCTCATCGGGGTCGCCGAGACCGCGCTGATCACCGCGGGCGTGCCGGCCTACGCGCTCGGCACCGAGATCATCGCCGAACTCCGGGCGGCCGAAGACGGTGCCGAAGAAGGTCCCGAAGAAGGTGCGGCAGGCTGGCGGCCGGACGATCCGGGTCGAGCCACTGCCCGGTGA
- a CDS encoding class II aldolase/adducin family protein, which translates to MTDVQVENEQARQLVEAAESLFTAGVMSHSGHANLSARLDGDRFLLTPGFVRGLRPEQLATVGLDGRVLRGELRSVSTEIIAMHSVVYRARPGVGAIIHTHSPAATAFAVAHRPLPCRTEPMLRFGQAEEVPVVPWGPRGSDVSVRGIADVLERRPTTAAALLANHGLLVFGPDPAATAHLLVAIEESAEAEVTAAAIGGAVDFPDGALEAVRASIARVSS; encoded by the coding sequence ATGACAGACGTACAAGTGGAGAACGAGCAGGCGCGGCAACTCGTCGAAGCCGCCGAGAGCCTGTTCACAGCGGGGGTGATGTCCCACTCCGGGCACGCCAACCTCAGCGCCAGGCTCGACGGCGATCGCTTCCTGCTGACGCCGGGGTTCGTCCGCGGGCTGCGGCCCGAACAGCTGGCGACCGTCGGTCTCGACGGGCGGGTCCTCCGAGGAGAACTGCGGTCCGTGAGCACCGAGATCATCGCGATGCACAGCGTCGTCTACCGCGCCCGCCCTGGCGTGGGCGCGATCATCCACACCCACTCGCCCGCCGCGACGGCGTTCGCGGTGGCACACCGGCCGCTGCCTTGCCGAACCGAGCCGATGTTGCGCTTCGGGCAGGCCGAGGAGGTCCCGGTGGTTCCCTGGGGACCTCGCGGGTCGGACGTATCGGTGCGCGGCATCGCCGATGTGCTGGAACGGCGCCCGACCACGGCAGCGGCCCTGCTGGCCAACCACGGCCTCCTGGTGTTCGGCCCGGACCCCGCGGCCACCGCCCACCTCCTGGTGGCGATCGAGGAGAGCGCCGAGGCTGAGGTCACCGCGGCGGCGATCGGCGGAGCCGTGGACTTTCCCGACGGCGCCCTGGAGGCCGTGCGAGCCTCGATAGCGCGGGTCTCGTCATGA
- a CDS encoding MerR family transcriptional regulator encodes MRMTIGRLAEITGVPASAIRFWERHGLLPTPERQGGQRRYPPEAAERIVLLRKCQQAGLTLEEIGELQQDRQRRQMMIRSKVAEIEQRMVDLEHAHQMLTHALQCGEEDIVSCPKFREQMATWRTPPGPSPVP; translated from the coding sequence ATGCGCATGACGATCGGGCGGCTCGCCGAGATCACCGGAGTGCCCGCGTCGGCCATCCGGTTCTGGGAACGCCATGGCCTGCTGCCGACGCCCGAACGCCAGGGCGGGCAGCGGCGTTATCCACCGGAGGCCGCCGAGCGGATCGTGCTGCTGCGCAAGTGCCAGCAGGCCGGGCTGACCCTGGAGGAGATCGGCGAGCTCCAACAGGACCGGCAGCGCAGGCAGATGATGATCCGTAGCAAGGTCGCCGAGATCGAGCAGCGCATGGTCGACCTCGAGCACGCCCACCAGATGCTGACCCATGCCCTTCAGTGCGGCGAGGAGGACATCGTCAGCTGCCCGAAGTTCCGGGAGCAGATGGCGACTTGGCGGACGCCACCCGGGCCCTCGCCCGTCCCGTGA
- a CDS encoding MFS transporter yields the protein MTTATTATTDLTNRRLLRGLIGILSASAASLSANRVLSIALPWFVLTTTGSIAKTGLVAFCQVLPYVISQALSGPIIDRVGPKRISVLGDLVSMTAMAVAPVLYLSGALSFPVLMGLMAVIGIADGPANGAKGLFLPGATKAAKVSIERGTGLSAVVERTATTVGPALAGVVVASFGSIFALWVTASLFGLSALIVSSTLSNPVPDAAEQAATQDAGYFTRLREGADFLRSSGLLRSIILMLAATNLLDQTFMSVLLPVWAKHSGNGAAAIGLVVSVFAATSIIAALVAAGVAERLPRRTVYLIGFVIGGIPRFVAMAAGVPLWGVLVVLAAGGLGSGFVNPILGAVTYELIPTVLLGRVKTLAQAVTWAGIPFGGLVGAGLVTLAGVSGALWITGGLYLVAIVLPGLSGDWSGMRKQQQPATEAATEPAVREDAPEAAAQEAATEAAAGLPVPELSTT from the coding sequence ATGACCACGGCTACCACGGCTACCACGGACCTGACGAACCGCCGCTTACTGCGTGGCCTGATCGGCATCCTCTCCGCCAGTGCCGCCTCGCTCTCCGCCAACCGGGTGCTGTCGATCGCGCTGCCCTGGTTCGTGCTCACCACCACCGGCAGCATCGCCAAGACCGGCCTGGTCGCCTTCTGCCAGGTGCTCCCCTACGTCATCTCGCAGGCCCTGTCCGGTCCGATCATCGACCGGGTCGGCCCCAAGCGGATCAGCGTGCTGGGTGACCTGGTCTCGATGACGGCGATGGCCGTCGCCCCGGTGCTCTACCTCAGCGGCGCGCTCTCCTTCCCGGTCCTGATGGGCCTGATGGCCGTCATCGGCATCGCGGACGGCCCGGCCAACGGCGCCAAGGGCCTCTTCCTGCCTGGCGCCACCAAGGCGGCCAAGGTCTCGATCGAACGCGGCACCGGCCTGTCCGCCGTGGTCGAGCGCACCGCCACCACCGTCGGCCCGGCGCTGGCCGGTGTGGTGGTCGCCTCCTTCGGCAGCATCTTCGCGCTCTGGGTCACCGCCTCGCTCTTCGGCCTCTCCGCGCTGATCGTCTCCAGCACCCTGAGCAACCCCGTCCCCGACGCTGCCGAGCAGGCCGCCACCCAGGACGCCGGCTACTTCACCCGGCTGCGCGAGGGCGCCGACTTCCTGCGCAGCTCAGGTCTGCTGCGCTCGATCATCCTGATGCTCGCCGCGACCAACCTGCTGGACCAGACCTTCATGTCGGTGCTGCTGCCGGTCTGGGCCAAGCACTCCGGCAACGGCGCCGCCGCGATCGGCCTGGTGGTCAGCGTCTTCGCCGCCACCTCGATCATCGCCGCCCTGGTCGCCGCCGGTGTCGCCGAGCGCCTGCCGCGCCGCACCGTCTACCTGATCGGCTTCGTCATCGGCGGCATCCCGCGCTTCGTCGCGATGGCCGCCGGTGTCCCGCTCTGGGGCGTCCTGGTGGTGCTGGCCGCCGGCGGCCTCGGCTCCGGCTTCGTCAACCCGATCCTCGGCGCGGTGACCTACGAGCTGATCCCCACCGTCCTGCTCGGCCGGGTCAAGACCCTGGCGCAGGCGGTCACTTGGGCCGGCATCCCGTTCGGCGGCCTGGTCGGCGCGGGTCTGGTGACGCTCGCCGGGGTGAGCGGCGCGCTGTGGATCACCGGCGGGCTCTACCTGGTCGCGATCGTCCTGCCGGGTCTGAGCGGCGACTGGTCCGGGATGCGCAAGCAGCAGCAGCCTGCTACGGAGGCGGCCACCGAGCCGGCGGTGCGGGAGGACGCACCGGAGGCGGCGGCGCAGGAGGCGGCAACGGAAGCCGCCGCCGGACTGCCGGTGCCGGAGCTGTCGACCACCTGA
- a CDS encoding ArsR/SmtB family transcription factor, producing the protein MNEEDRTEQLAQVNLDARNLRGIAHPLRVRILGILRTDGPATASTLARRLDVNTGATSYHLRQLAEHGFIAEVPARGVRRERWWQAAHANTVLADTELLTDRQGLGPLFLESLSRVWADNLVRAVEATPALPPAWRDAQDFGDYMFNLTPDEAKHLMSEVHEVLKRHHRTDAKDEPTEGAARVTFQFQFFPNPEDQRPGSPDPRTAPDSRTAPNSSTAPETE; encoded by the coding sequence ATGAACGAGGAAGACCGCACCGAACAGCTCGCACAGGTCAACCTGGACGCGCGGAACCTGCGCGGGATCGCGCACCCGCTCCGGGTGCGGATCCTGGGCATCCTGCGCACCGACGGACCGGCCACGGCCTCCACGCTGGCCCGCCGGCTGGACGTCAACACCGGCGCGACCAGCTACCACCTGCGGCAGCTGGCCGAGCACGGCTTCATCGCCGAGGTGCCGGCCCGCGGGGTGCGACGCGAGCGGTGGTGGCAGGCGGCGCACGCCAACACGGTGCTGGCGGACACCGAGCTGCTGACGGACCGTCAGGGACTCGGGCCGCTCTTCCTGGAGTCGCTCTCCCGGGTCTGGGCCGACAACCTGGTCCGGGCCGTCGAAGCGACCCCGGCCCTGCCGCCGGCCTGGCGCGACGCCCAGGACTTCGGCGACTACATGTTCAACCTCACGCCCGACGAGGCGAAGCACCTGATGAGCGAGGTGCACGAGGTGCTGAAGCGGCATCACCGCACCGACGCCAAGGACGAGCCCACCGAGGGTGCGGCCCGGGTGACCTTCCAGTTCCAGTTCTTCCCCAACCCCGAGGACCAGCGCCCCGGTTCCCCGGACCCCCGCACCGCACCGGACTCCCGCACCGCCCCGAACTCGAGCACCGCCCCCGAAACGGAGTGA
- a CDS encoding NAD(P)/FAD-dependent oxidoreductase yields the protein MIDLLVAGGGPAGLATAINAARAGLRVVVLEPRRTPVDKACGEGLLPGAVRALAELGVEVAGHPLRGIRYLDARRQAVAYFRERPGRGVRRTDLHAALAGRVAELGIPVLPLRVGAVHQGPDSVTAAGITARYLAAADGLHSPIRRALGLDLSLDPGPGPAARSGRRPARYGLRRHFALPPWTDCVEVHWSAHSEAYVTPVGPGLVGVALLSGERASFEEQLARFPRLAERLPAPVTATRGAGPLRQRVRGRVAGRVLLVGDAAGYVDALTGEGVAMALRAAEQLVRCVRADRPQEYEQAWRRVSARYRLLTGALLELRERPALAHRIVPTAARFPTLFAALVNQLG from the coding sequence GTGATCGACCTGCTGGTGGCCGGTGGTGGCCCCGCCGGCCTGGCCACCGCGATCAACGCGGCGCGGGCCGGGCTGCGCGTGGTGGTCCTGGAACCGCGCCGCACACCGGTCGACAAGGCGTGCGGCGAGGGGCTGCTGCCCGGAGCGGTCCGCGCGCTGGCCGAGTTGGGCGTCGAGGTGGCCGGGCACCCGCTGCGCGGCATCCGCTACCTGGACGCCCGGCGGCAGGCCGTGGCGTACTTCCGCGAGCGGCCCGGCCGGGGTGTGCGACGCACCGACCTGCACGCCGCGCTCGCCGGACGGGTCGCCGAACTCGGCATCCCGGTCCTCCCGTTGCGGGTCGGCGCGGTCCACCAGGGTCCCGACAGCGTGACCGCGGCCGGGATCACCGCCCGCTACCTGGCCGCCGCCGACGGCCTGCACTCACCGATCCGCCGCGCGCTGGGCCTGGACCTGAGCCTGGACCCAGGCCCGGGCCCGGCCGCCCGCTCTGGCCGCCGCCCGGCCCGGTACGGGCTGCGCCGGCACTTCGCGCTGCCACCGTGGACGGACTGCGTCGAGGTGCACTGGTCCGCGCACTCCGAGGCCTATGTCACGCCGGTCGGCCCCGGGTTGGTCGGAGTCGCCCTGCTGAGCGGCGAACGCGCCTCGTTCGAGGAGCAGTTGGCCCGGTTCCCGCGCCTGGCCGAGCGCCTGCCCGCGCCGGTGACGGCCACCCGGGGCGCCGGGCCGCTGCGCCAGCGGGTGCGCGGCCGGGTGGCCGGCCGGGTGCTGCTGGTCGGCGACGCCGCCGGCTACGTCGACGCGCTGACCGGCGAGGGAGTCGCGATGGCGCTCCGCGCGGCCGAGCAACTGGTGCGCTGCGTACGGGCGGACCGGCCGCAGGAGTACGAGCAGGCCTGGCGCCGGGTGTCCGCGCGCTACCGCCTGCTCACCGGCGCACTGCTCGAGCTGCGCGAACGGCCCGCGCTGGCGCACCGGATCGTGCCGACCGCCGCCCGCTTCCCGACGCTCTTCGCGGCTCTCGTCAATCAACTCGGCTGA
- a CDS encoding isoprenylcysteine carboxyl methyltransferase family protein, with protein sequence MTPYTALVLLVAAERLAELVIARRNTVWSRRRGGIEYGRGHYPVMVLLHTALLVGCLAEPAWADRPFLPALGWPMLLLALAAQGLRWWCVGTLGPRWNTRVIVVPGLPLVTGGPYRLLSHPNYLAVVVEGAALPLVHSAWLTATGFTLLNLPLLAVRLRCENAALGTAPGGRLPQGTGDPAGVAR encoded by the coding sequence ATGACCCCCTACACCGCGCTCGTCCTGCTGGTGGCCGCCGAACGGCTGGCCGAACTCGTCATCGCCCGCCGCAACACCGTCTGGAGTCGGCGGCGGGGCGGGATCGAGTACGGCCGCGGGCACTACCCCGTGATGGTCCTGCTGCACACCGCCCTGCTGGTCGGCTGCCTGGCCGAACCGGCCTGGGCCGACCGGCCGTTCCTGCCGGCCCTGGGCTGGCCGATGCTGCTCCTGGCGCTGGCCGCGCAGGGCCTGCGCTGGTGGTGCGTCGGCACGCTCGGGCCGCGCTGGAACACCCGGGTCATCGTGGTTCCCGGGCTGCCACTGGTGACCGGCGGGCCGTACCGGCTGCTCAGCCACCCCAACTACCTTGCGGTGGTGGTCGAGGGCGCCGCGCTGCCGCTGGTGCACAGCGCCTGGCTCACCGCGACCGGGTTCACCCTGCTCAACCTGCCGCTGCTGGCGGTGCGGCTGCGCTGCGAGAACGCGGCCCTGGGCACCGCGCCGGGCGGCCGCCTGCCGCAGGGCACGGGCGATCCGGCCGGGGTGGCCCGGTGA
- a CDS encoding type III polyketide synthase, translating into MTRIAAVHGVLPPHQYEQHEISDALVAMGLVPQAERGVLDRLHSTATVRTRRLALPLERYATLSGFGQANDLFIELAVELGERAMRAALDEAGIRPDEVDLVISTSVTGIAAPSIEARLAERLGLRPDVRRVPIFGLGCVAGAAGLARLHDFLEGRPRGVAVLLSVELCSLTLQRADSSAANLVAGSLFGDGAAAVVALGREHPSRRPDDGPVVEATRSHLYPGTERLLGWDIGDSGFRILLGSELPELVRRQLGDEVRAFLADHELKPQDVTAWVCHPGGPKVLEAVREALDLPARALELTWRSLAEVGNLSSASVLHILRDTLTLRPPLPGTPGVLLAMGPGFCSEAVLLRW; encoded by the coding sequence ATGACGCGAATCGCCGCTGTCCACGGAGTCCTGCCACCCCACCAGTACGAGCAGCACGAGATCAGCGACGCCCTGGTCGCTATGGGCCTGGTGCCGCAGGCCGAACGCGGGGTGCTCGACCGGCTTCACAGCACCGCCACGGTCCGCACCCGCCGGCTCGCGCTGCCGCTGGAGCGGTATGCCACGCTGAGCGGCTTCGGCCAGGCCAACGACCTCTTCATCGAGCTGGCCGTGGAGTTGGGCGAGCGCGCGATGAGGGCGGCGCTGGACGAGGCCGGGATCCGGCCCGACGAGGTCGACCTGGTCATCTCCACCTCGGTGACCGGCATCGCCGCCCCCTCGATCGAGGCCCGGCTGGCCGAACGCCTGGGGCTGCGCCCCGATGTCCGGCGGGTGCCGATCTTCGGGCTCGGCTGCGTGGCCGGCGCCGCCGGGCTCGCCCGGCTGCACGACTTCCTGGAAGGCCGGCCGCGCGGCGTGGCGGTCCTGCTCTCGGTCGAGCTCTGCTCACTGACCCTGCAGCGCGCCGACTCCTCGGCGGCGAACCTGGTGGCCGGTTCGCTCTTCGGGGACGGCGCGGCGGCCGTGGTCGCCCTCGGCCGCGAGCACCCGAGCCGACGGCCGGACGACGGCCCGGTGGTGGAGGCGACCCGCAGCCACCTCTATCCGGGCACCGAGCGCCTGCTGGGCTGGGACATCGGGGACAGCGGCTTCCGGATCCTGCTGGGCAGCGAGCTGCCCGAACTGGTCCGCCGCCAACTGGGCGACGAGGTCCGCGCGTTCCTGGCCGACCACGAGCTGAAGCCGCAGGACGTGACGGCCTGGGTCTGCCACCCGGGCGGCCCGAAGGTGCTGGAGGCCGTCCGCGAGGCGCTCGATCTGCCCGCTCGCGCACTGGAGTTGACCTGGCGTTCGCTGGCCGAGGTCGGAAACCTCTCGTCCGCCTCGGTGCTGCACATCCTGCGCGACACGCTGACCCTGCGACCACCGCTGCCCGGAACCCCCGGGGTGCTGCTCGCCATGGGCCCGGGGTTCTGCTCCGAAGCCGTCCTGCTCCGCTGGTAG
- a CDS encoding UbiA family prenyltransferase: MPSIGTRRAVAQDPDQQQQLTPRPSASPVLGLLRACHPEPALTVTVLVTALAATAGRGPLGCLLVASAVLTGQLSVGWCNDRLDRERDIAAGRADKPLATGDLAGSTVSRAAATALALCVPLSLASGALAGAAHLTGVAAAWAYNLGVKRTALSWLPYALGFGLLPAFVTLGLPGHPWPPGWIVGAGALLGVGAHLTNVLPDIEDDLRAGVRGLPHRLGRRRARAVAAGLLLGACAALVFGPPGTVGPAGWAALAVTGGLSVAVVLPGAAGGDPRSRRPFLATLAMAAIAVALLLLRGAGPA, translated from the coding sequence GTGCCCAGCATCGGAACTCGCCGCGCGGTCGCTCAGGACCCCGATCAACAGCAGCAGCTGACGCCACGTCCGTCGGCCTCGCCGGTGCTGGGGCTGCTGCGGGCCTGCCATCCGGAACCCGCGCTGACCGTCACCGTGCTGGTCACCGCGCTGGCGGCCACCGCCGGACGCGGGCCGCTCGGCTGCCTGCTGGTGGCGTCGGCGGTGCTGACCGGTCAGCTGTCGGTCGGCTGGTGCAACGACCGGCTGGACCGCGAGCGGGACATCGCGGCCGGCCGCGCGGACAAGCCGCTGGCCACCGGCGACCTCGCCGGGTCGACGGTGTCGCGGGCCGCCGCCACCGCACTGGCCCTGTGCGTCCCGCTCTCGCTGGCGAGCGGCGCGCTCGCGGGCGCCGCCCACCTCACCGGGGTCGCCGCCGCCTGGGCCTACAACCTTGGCGTCAAGCGCACCGCGCTCTCCTGGCTGCCCTACGCGCTGGGCTTCGGCCTGCTGCCCGCCTTCGTCACGCTGGGCCTGCCGGGCCACCCGTGGCCGCCGGGCTGGATCGTCGGGGCCGGCGCGCTGCTGGGCGTGGGCGCGCACCTCACCAACGTGCTGCCGGACATCGAGGACGATCTGCGGGCGGGGGTGCGCGGGCTGCCACACCGGCTGGGCCGGCGCCGGGCCCGCGCCGTCGCGGCCGGACTGCTGCTCGGCGCCTGCGCGGCCCTGGTGTTCGGCCCGCCGGGGACGGTCGGACCGGCGGGCTGGGCCGCGCTCGCCGTCACCGGCGGCCTGTCCGTGGCGGTCGTGCTGCCGGGCGCCGCCGGTGGCGACCCGCGCAGCCGCCGGCCGTTCCTGGCCACCCTCGCCATGGCGGCGATCGCCGTGGCCTTGCTGCTGCTGCGCGGCGCCGGGCCGGCCTGA
- a CDS encoding DUF4190 domain-containing protein — translation MSTQMNTQGIQTSPNQAAPRQAAPAGKNGLALAAVVLGVIGLISSIVVVGGLLGVIGLVLGVLALRTAKRTGVGRGKAITGTVTSSIAIVASVLVAISAVWFAHKTQSCYQFNRIQQWQHCVHQQFTAR, via the coding sequence ATGAGCACCCAGATGAACACCCAAGGGATACAGACGTCACCGAATCAGGCAGCGCCGCGTCAGGCGGCACCGGCCGGGAAGAACGGCCTGGCCCTGGCCGCGGTGGTGCTGGGCGTCATCGGCCTGATCAGCTCGATCGTCGTCGTCGGCGGCCTGCTCGGCGTCATCGGCCTGGTCCTGGGCGTCCTCGCGCTGAGGACGGCCAAGCGGACCGGCGTCGGCCGGGGCAAGGCCATCACCGGCACGGTGACGTCGTCCATCGCGATCGTGGCGTCCGTCCTGGTCGCGATCTCTGCCGTGTGGTTCGCCCACAAGACGCAGAGCTGCTACCAGTTCAACAGGATCCAGCAGTGGCAGCACTGCGTCCACCAGCAATTCACCGCACGCTGA